Proteins encoded in a region of the Eulemur rufifrons isolate Redbay chromosome 15, OSU_ERuf_1, whole genome shotgun sequence genome:
- the ACAT2 gene encoding acetyl-CoA acetyltransferase, cytosolic has translation MSAGSDPVVIVSAARTVVGSFNGALATVPVQDLGSTVIKEVLKRATVAPEDVSEVIFGHVLAAGCGQNPVRQASVGAGIPYSVPAWSCQMVCGSGLKAVCLAAQSIGLGDSSIVVAGGMESMSKAPHLVHLRTGVKLGETALADSILCDGLTCAFHNCHMGITAENVAKKWQVSREDQDKIAVLSQNRTESAQKAGHFDKEIVPVFVSSRKGLIEVKTDEFPRHGSNIEAVSKLKPYFLTDGTGTVTAANASGINDGAAAVVLMKKSEAGKRGLTSLAQIVSWSQVGVDPSIMGTGPIPAIKQAVAKAGWSLEDVDVFEINEAFAALSVAIAKELGLNPEKVNIQGGAIALGHPLGASGCRILVTLLHTLERTGGTRGVAALCIGGGMGIAMCVQRG, from the exons ATGAGTGCAGGCTCGGACCCTGTGGTGATCGTCTCGGCAGCGCGGACCGTCGTAG GCTCCTTCAATGGTGCCTTAGCTACTGTTCCTGTCCAGGACCTGGGCTCGACTGTCATCAAAGAAGTCCTGAAGAGGGCCACTGTGGCTCCAGAAGACGTGTCTGAGGTCATATTCGGACATGTTTTGGCAGCAG GTTGTGGGCAGAATCCTGTAAGACAAGCCAGTGTGGGTGCAGGAATTCCCTACTCTGTTCCAGCATGGAGCTGCCAGATGGTCTGTGGGTCAGGCCTAAAAGCCGTGTGCCTTGCAGCCCAGTCCATAGGGTTAGGAGACTCCAGCATTGTGGTTGCAGGAGGCATGGAAAGTATGAGCAAG GCTCCCCACTTGGTTCACTTGAGAACAGGAGTAAAGCTCGGTGAGACGGCACTAGCTGACAGTATACTCTGTGATGGTCTTACCTGTGCGTTTCACAACTGTCATATGGGTATTACAG cTGAAAATGTAGCCAAAAAATGGCAAGTGAGTAGAGAAGATCAGGACAAGATTGCAGTTCTGTCTCAGAATAGGACAGAGAGTGCACAGAAAGCTGGTCATTTTGATAAAGAGATTGTACCAGTTTTTGTGTCTTCTAGAAAAG gTCTTATTGAAGTTAAAACAGACGAGTTTCCTCGCCACGGGAGCAACATAGAAGCCGTGTCCAAGCTAAAGCCTTACTTTCTTACAGATGGAACAGGAACAGTAACTGCAGCGAATGCTTCAG GAATAAATGATGGAGCTGCAGCTGTGGTTCTTATGAAGAAGTCAGAAGCTGGTAAGCGTGGGCTTACATCTTTAGCACAGATAGTTTCCTGGTCACAAGTAGGCGTGGACCCTTCCATTATGGGAACAGGACCAATTCCAGCCATAAAGCAAGCT GTTGCAAAAGCAGGATGGTCACTGGAGGATGTTGATGTATTTGAAATCAATGAAGCCTTTGCAGCCCTCTCTGTTGCAATAGCTAAAGAACTTGGACTAAACCCAGAGAAG GTCAACATTCAAGGAGGGGCTATAGCACTGGGCCATCCTCTTGGAGCATCTGGCTGCCGAATTCTTGTGACCCTGTTACACACACTGGAGAGAACAGGCGGAACTCGTGGTGTTGCAGCCCTGTGCATTGGAGGTGGGATGGGAATAGCAATGTGTGTTCAGAGAGGATGA